The following coding sequences are from one Onychomys torridus chromosome 16, mOncTor1.1, whole genome shotgun sequence window:
- the LOC118597246 gene encoding cytochrome P450 2D3-like isoform X2 — translation MELLTGYGLGSVAIFTILFILLVDVMHRRQRWTSCYPPGPVPLPVLGNLLQVDFNNMPYSLYKLRLRYGDVFSLQMAWKPMVVINGLKAVREVLVNCGEDTADCPPMPIFQHTGYGPKAKGVVLAPYGPEWREQRRFSVSTLRNFGLGKKSLEQWVTDEAGYLCDALADQAGQPLNPSHLLNKAVCNVITSLIYAQRFEYGDVELTKMVKMLEENMGENTGLFPEVLNTFPILLRIPGLADKAFPGPKTFTDMVDNLVTEHRRTRDPDQPPRDLTDAFLAEVEKAKGNPESSFNDANIRLVVSDLFAAGMVTSSITLAWALLLIILHPDVQRRVHQEIDEVIGQARRPEMADQASMPYTNAVIHEVQQFADIVPTNLPHMTSRDVEVQGFLIPKGTTLIPNLSSVLKDETVWEKPLRFHPEHFLDAQGRFVKHEAFMPFSAGPGACLGEPLARMELFLFFTCLLQRFSFLVPEGQPRPSDQGIFMLLVFPSPYELCAVTR, via the exons ATGGAGCTGCTGACTGGGTATGGCCTGGGGTCTGTGGCCATATTCACAATCCTCTTCATATTACTGGTGGATGTGATGCACCGACGCCAGCGCTGGACTTCTTGCTACCCACCAGGCCCTGTGCCCTTGCCTGTACTTGGTAACCTGCTGCAGGTGGACTTCAACAACATGCCATACAGCTTGTATAAG CTTCGACTACGCTATGGTGACGTGTTCAGCCTGCAGATGGCCTGGAAGCCTATGGTCGTCATCAATGGACTGAAAGCGGTTCGGGAAGTGCTGGTCAACTGTGGGGAGGACACCGCTGACTGCCCGCCAATGCCCATCTTTCAACACACGGGTTATGGGCCCAAAGCTAAAG GTGTGGTCCTTGCACCTTATGGGCCTGAGTGGCGAGAGCAGCGAAGATTCTCTGTGTCCACCCTGCGCAACTTCGGCCTGGGCAAGAAATCCCTTGAGCAGTGGGTGACAGATGAGGCTGGCTACCTCTGTGACGCCCTCGCCGACCAGGCTg GACAGCCCCTCAATCCCAGCCACCTCCTGAACAAAGCTGTGTGCAATGTGATCACGTCTCTCATTTATGCCCAGCGCTTTGAGTATGGAGATGTAGAGCTCACCAAGATGGTAAAAATGTTGGAAGAGAACATGGGAGAGAACACTGGCTTGTTTCCTGAG GTTCTGAACACGTTCCCAATTCTCTTGCGCATCCCAGGGCTGGCTGACAAAGCCTTCCCTGGGCCAAAGACCTTCACAGACATGGTGGATAACTTGGTGACTGAGCACAGGAGGACCCGGGACCCTGACCAGCCACCCCGAGACCTGACTGATGCCTTCCTGGCAGAGGTGGAGAAG GCCAAGGGGAACCCCGAGAGCAGCTTCAATGACGCAAATATACGTTTGGTTGTCTCTGACCTGTTTGCTGCTGGGATGGTGACCTCTTCAATCACACTGGCCTGGGCCCTGCTGCTCATTATCCTGCATCCGGATGTGCAGC GCCGTGTCCACCAGGAGATTGATGAGGTCATAGGGCAGGCACGGCGTCCAGAGATGGCAGACCAGGCCTCCATGCCCTACACCAATGCTGTCATTCATGAGGTGCAGCAATTTGCAGACATTGTCCCAACAAATTTGCCACACATGACCTCTCGTGATGTTGAAGTACAGGGCTTCCTCATCCCCAAG GGGACGACCCTCATCCCCAACCTGTCCTCCGTGCTGAAGGATGAGACTGTCTGGGAGAAGCCCCTCCGGTTCCATCCTGAACACTTCCTGGATGCCCAGGGCCGCTTTGTGAAGCATGAGGCCTTCATGCCATTCTCTGCaggtcctgggg CATGCCTGGGGGAGCCTCTGGCCCGCATGgagctcttcctcttcttcacctGCCTCCTGCAGCGCTTCAGCTTCTTGGTGCCTGAAGGACAGCCCCGGCCCAGCGACCAGGGCATCTTTATGTTGCTGGTATTCCCCTCCCCCTATGAGCTCTGTGCAGTCACTCGCTAG
- the LOC118597246 gene encoding cytochrome P450 2D3-like isoform X3 translates to MELLTGYGLGSVAIFTILFILLVDVMHRRQRWTSCYPPGPVPLPVLGNLLQVDFNNMPYSLYKLRLRYGDVFSLQMAWKPMVVINGLKAVREVLVNCGEDTADCPPMPIFQHTGYGPKAKGKPLNPSHLLNKAVCNVITSLIYAQRFEYGDVELTKMVKMLEENMGENTGLFPEVLNTFPILLRIPGLADKAFPGPKTFTDMVDNLVTEHRRTRDPDQPPRDLTDAFLAEVEKAKGNPESSFNDANIRLVVSDLFAAGMVTSSITLAWALLLIILHPDVQRRVHQEIDEVIGQARRPEMADQASMPYTNAVIHEVQQFADIVPTNLPHMTSRDVEVQGFLIPKGTTLIPNLSSVLKDETVWEKPLRFHPEHFLDAQGRFVKHEAFMPFSAGCRACLGEPLARMELFLFFTCLLQRFSFLVPEGQPRPSDQGIFMLLVFPSPYELCAVTR, encoded by the exons ATGGAGCTGCTGACTGGGTATGGCCTGGGGTCTGTGGCCATATTCACAATCCTCTTCATATTACTGGTGGATGTGATGCACCGACGCCAGCGCTGGACTTCTTGCTACCCACCAGGCCCTGTGCCCTTGCCTGTACTTGGTAACCTGCTGCAGGTGGACTTCAACAACATGCCATACAGCTTGTATAAG CTTCGACTACGCTATGGTGACGTGTTCAGCCTGCAGATGGCCTGGAAGCCTATGGTCGTCATCAATGGACTGAAAGCGGTTCGGGAAGTGCTGGTCAACTGTGGGGAGGACACCGCTGACTGCCCGCCAATGCCCATCTTTCAACACACGGGTTATGGGCCCAAAGCTAAAGGCAAA CCCCTCAATCCCAGCCACCTCCTGAACAAAGCTGTGTGCAATGTGATCACGTCTCTCATTTATGCCCAGCGCTTTGAGTATGGAGATGTAGAGCTCACCAAGATGGTAAAAATGTTGGAAGAGAACATGGGAGAGAACACTGGCTTGTTTCCTGAG GTTCTGAACACGTTCCCAATTCTCTTGCGCATCCCAGGGCTGGCTGACAAAGCCTTCCCTGGGCCAAAGACCTTCACAGACATGGTGGATAACTTGGTGACTGAGCACAGGAGGACCCGGGACCCTGACCAGCCACCCCGAGACCTGACTGATGCCTTCCTGGCAGAGGTGGAGAAG GCCAAGGGGAACCCCGAGAGCAGCTTCAATGACGCAAATATACGTTTGGTTGTCTCTGACCTGTTTGCTGCTGGGATGGTGACCTCTTCAATCACACTGGCCTGGGCCCTGCTGCTCATTATCCTGCATCCGGATGTGCAGC GCCGTGTCCACCAGGAGATTGATGAGGTCATAGGGCAGGCACGGCGTCCAGAGATGGCAGACCAGGCCTCCATGCCCTACACCAATGCTGTCATTCATGAGGTGCAGCAATTTGCAGACATTGTCCCAACAAATTTGCCACACATGACCTCTCGTGATGTTGAAGTACAGGGCTTCCTCATCCCCAAG GGGACGACCCTCATCCCCAACCTGTCCTCCGTGCTGAAGGATGAGACTGTCTGGGAGAAGCCCCTCCGGTTCCATCCTGAACACTTCCTGGATGCCCAGGGCCGCTTTGTGAAGCATGAGGCCTTCATGCCATTCTCTGCag GCTGCAGAGCATGCCTGGGGGAGCCTCTGGCCCGCATGgagctcttcctcttcttcacctGCCTCCTGCAGCGCTTCAGCTTCTTGGTGCCTGAAGGACAGCCCCGGCCCAGCGACCAGGGCATCTTTATGTTGCTGGTATTCCCCTCCCCCTATGAGCTCTGTGCAGTCACTCGCTAG
- the LOC118597246 gene encoding cytochrome P450 2D3-like isoform X1, whose protein sequence is MELLTGYGLGSVAIFTILFILLVDVMHRRQRWTSCYPPGPVPLPVLGNLLQVDFNNMPYSLYKLRLRYGDVFSLQMAWKPMVVINGLKAVREVLVNCGEDTADCPPMPIFQHTGYGPKAKGVVLAPYGPEWREQRRFSVSTLRNFGLGKKSLEQWVTDEAGYLCDALADQAGQPLNPSHLLNKAVCNVITSLIYAQRFEYGDVELTKMVKMLEENMGENTGLFPEVLNTFPILLRIPGLADKAFPGPKTFTDMVDNLVTEHRRTRDPDQPPRDLTDAFLAEVEKAKGNPESSFNDANIRLVVSDLFAAGMVTSSITLAWALLLIILHPDVQRRVHQEIDEVIGQARRPEMADQASMPYTNAVIHEVQQFADIVPTNLPHMTSRDVEVQGFLIPKGTTLIPNLSSVLKDETVWEKPLRFHPEHFLDAQGRFVKHEAFMPFSAGCRACLGEPLARMELFLFFTCLLQRFSFLVPEGQPRPSDQGIFMLLVFPSPYELCAVTR, encoded by the exons ATGGAGCTGCTGACTGGGTATGGCCTGGGGTCTGTGGCCATATTCACAATCCTCTTCATATTACTGGTGGATGTGATGCACCGACGCCAGCGCTGGACTTCTTGCTACCCACCAGGCCCTGTGCCCTTGCCTGTACTTGGTAACCTGCTGCAGGTGGACTTCAACAACATGCCATACAGCTTGTATAAG CTTCGACTACGCTATGGTGACGTGTTCAGCCTGCAGATGGCCTGGAAGCCTATGGTCGTCATCAATGGACTGAAAGCGGTTCGGGAAGTGCTGGTCAACTGTGGGGAGGACACCGCTGACTGCCCGCCAATGCCCATCTTTCAACACACGGGTTATGGGCCCAAAGCTAAAG GTGTGGTCCTTGCACCTTATGGGCCTGAGTGGCGAGAGCAGCGAAGATTCTCTGTGTCCACCCTGCGCAACTTCGGCCTGGGCAAGAAATCCCTTGAGCAGTGGGTGACAGATGAGGCTGGCTACCTCTGTGACGCCCTCGCCGACCAGGCTg GACAGCCCCTCAATCCCAGCCACCTCCTGAACAAAGCTGTGTGCAATGTGATCACGTCTCTCATTTATGCCCAGCGCTTTGAGTATGGAGATGTAGAGCTCACCAAGATGGTAAAAATGTTGGAAGAGAACATGGGAGAGAACACTGGCTTGTTTCCTGAG GTTCTGAACACGTTCCCAATTCTCTTGCGCATCCCAGGGCTGGCTGACAAAGCCTTCCCTGGGCCAAAGACCTTCACAGACATGGTGGATAACTTGGTGACTGAGCACAGGAGGACCCGGGACCCTGACCAGCCACCCCGAGACCTGACTGATGCCTTCCTGGCAGAGGTGGAGAAG GCCAAGGGGAACCCCGAGAGCAGCTTCAATGACGCAAATATACGTTTGGTTGTCTCTGACCTGTTTGCTGCTGGGATGGTGACCTCTTCAATCACACTGGCCTGGGCCCTGCTGCTCATTATCCTGCATCCGGATGTGCAGC GCCGTGTCCACCAGGAGATTGATGAGGTCATAGGGCAGGCACGGCGTCCAGAGATGGCAGACCAGGCCTCCATGCCCTACACCAATGCTGTCATTCATGAGGTGCAGCAATTTGCAGACATTGTCCCAACAAATTTGCCACACATGACCTCTCGTGATGTTGAAGTACAGGGCTTCCTCATCCCCAAG GGGACGACCCTCATCCCCAACCTGTCCTCCGTGCTGAAGGATGAGACTGTCTGGGAGAAGCCCCTCCGGTTCCATCCTGAACACTTCCTGGATGCCCAGGGCCGCTTTGTGAAGCATGAGGCCTTCATGCCATTCTCTGCag GCTGCAGAGCATGCCTGGGGGAGCCTCTGGCCCGCATGgagctcttcctcttcttcacctGCCTCCTGCAGCGCTTCAGCTTCTTGGTGCCTGAAGGACAGCCCCGGCCCAGCGACCAGGGCATCTTTATGTTGCTGGTATTCCCCTCCCCCTATGAGCTCTGTGCAGTCACTCGCTAG
- the LOC118596845 gene encoding NADH dehydrogenase [ubiquinone] 1 beta subcomplex subunit 11, mitochondrial-like, which translates to MAAWRLSWCVRSLSAIRGLQATHRCWKSSSSGAVIARPAVAEKKKREPTVHWMEDPDPEDENLYEKNPYYHGYDDDPVVDDWNMQAVFFFGFSIALVLGTTFVSYVPDYNMAEWTHREAEMLVKHREANGLPIMESNRFDSSKIQLPKGD; encoded by the coding sequence ATGGCGGCCTGGCGGTTAAGTTGGTGCGTTCGCAGCCTTTCGGCGATTCGAGGGCTCCAGGCTACCCACCGTTGCTGGAAATCGAGCTCTTCTGGGGCTGTGATCGCTCGTCCTGCTGTGgcggaaaagaagaagagagaaccgACCGTGCACTGGATGGAGGATCCAGACCCCGAGGACGAAAACCTCTACGAGAAGAACCCATACTACCATGGTTACGACGACGACCCCGTGGTGGACGACTGGAATATGCAAGCCgtcttcttctttggtttttccaTCGCCCTGGTTCTCGGCACCACCTTTGTGTCTTATGTGCCCGACTACAATATGGCCGAGTGGACCCACCGGGAAGCCGAGATGCTCGTGAAACACCGAGAAGCCAACGGCCTCCCCATCATGGAATCCAACCGTTTTGACTCCAGCAAGATCCAGCTGCCGAAAGGTGACTGA